The DNA window TTAAAGGAGACATAATTGGAGAATACGAAGAACAATTTCAAGTCTATTTTTATATCGAAGGGAAAGAAGTCAGCTTCGAAAAGATCCTTTCCGCTAATTGAAATATCTCCTTTAGCGTTTGTGTTTATATTTTTGTCGATATTTACGAATTATATAAAATATGTTTTGTTGCTATATTTAATTGCAATTATACATGAATTAGCGCATATTTTAGTTGCATTATTTTTTAAAAGAAAGATAAGAAAAATAAGAGTTTTACCTTTTGGATTATATGCGATAATTGATAATATTGAAGAGCTTAGCTTTTTAAAAGAAAATTTAATATATTTAGCTGGTCCATTTTCTTATTTTCTTTCTTTTTTAATTTTGATACTTTTTAAAAATAATGGAATGATATCAAACTATAGTTATTTAATAGCACAAAATTGTAACAAAACTATGGCTTTATTTAATTTAATTCCTTATTACCCATTAGATGGAAGTAAAATTCTTGATACAATTTTAGGAAGATTGTTTTTAGAAAAGAAATCTAGAATTATTAGAATAGCAATATCTATATTTTTTCTGCTTTTAATTAGTTTTTTCTTATGGAAAGAAAAACAAATTTTATTAATTGTATATTTATGCTCGACATTAATTTTTGAAATTGTTTTATTTAAGAAAAAGTATTTTAATTTTTTGATAAAACGATTATTTAATAAAAAGCCACAAAAAATAAAAATTACAGAAAAAGAAGATATCTATCGTTATTATCATACATATTTTTATAAAGATAAAAGAATGTGTGAAGAAAATAAAATTATAAAAAAGATAATAGGAAGTAAAGATAAAAATTAAGATACCAATAACATTGATTGTTTTAAATTTTCAATATAAAATATAATAGATATTGGAGGATTATATGACTGAAATTGAAAAACAATCTTTTGAAGAATACGAAGAAGGTCTTAAAAATATAAAAAATCCAGATACCTACGATAAAGGAATAGAATTGCTAGAAAAGTCAGATAAAAATGGATGCTTTTATGCAACCTATATTTTAGGAAAAGAATGTGGAAAACATTATTCAAAATATTTTGATTCAAATAAAAGCAAAGCGTATTTTAATAAAGCGTTTGAATGTTTAGGGAATGTAAAAAATGATGATGAAAATTATCTTTTAGCTCAACATTATTTGGCAAGTTATTATCTTAATGGATATGGTGATATATTTGTTGATGAATCTCGTTATGTTCAAATTGAAGATGAATGTGCAATAAAAAAATATATTCCATCATGTGAAGCTTTAATTGAATTTTATTTAAAACCAGATAATTTAAATGTTAAAAGAGTAAATTATTATAAATCTCTTTTAAATGAAAGAAAAAAAGATGAACCTGTAGAAGCAACTGAAAATGCTGTGTCTCCAAAAAAAGATTTGCAAGAAACTTTAAATGAATTTCATTCAACTAATGCTTGGAAGGATGAAGTTTTTTCAACAATTAATTTGTCAGATTATGAAAGAATTGGAAGCTTTGACAAAAATGAGAATGAAATAGTCAAAAGTGCTCTAGCTGAAGCTTATTCGATTTTTGAAAGCAATGAGCATAATAAGTATCCAAGAGCCTTTGATTTGATTAAAATCGCTGAAAAAGAATACCCAGTAGAAGTAAATTGCTTTTTGGGCGAATTTTATGAAGATGGAAAAAATATTCAAAAAGATTTGGAAACAGCTATATATTATTATTCGAAAGTAATAAAATTTGATTCAGTATATGCAAATTACAGATTAGGAATGATTTATCTTTATGAGCTTGAAGAAAAGAAAAACATTGAATTAGGCTTAAAATATATTAGAAAATCTGCACAATATGGATATGCTCCAGCACTCAAAGAATTGGGTGATAT is part of the Firmicutes bacterium CAG:345 genome and encodes:
- a CDS encoding stage IV sporulation protein FB (product inferred by homology to UniProt); the protein is MFIFLSIFTNYIKYVLLLYLIAIIHELAHILVALFFKRKIRKIRVLPFGLYAIIDNIEELSFLKENLIYLAGPFSYFLSFLILILFKNNGMISNYSYLIAQNCNKTMALFNLIPYYPLDGSKILDTILGRLFLEKKSRIIRIAISIFFLLLISFFLWKEKQILLIVYLCSTLIFEIVLFKKKYFNFLIKRLFNKKPQKIKITEKEDIYRYYHTYFYKDKRMCEENKIIKKIIGSKDKN
- a CDS encoding sel1 repeat-containing protein (product inferred by homology to UniProt), which translates into the protein MTEIEKQSFEEYEEGLKNIKNPDTYDKGIELLEKSDKNGCFYATYILGKECGKHYSKYFDSNKSKAYFNKAFECLGNVKNDDENYLLAQHYLASYYLNGYGDIFVDESRYVQIEDECAIKKYIPSCEALIEFYLKPDNLNVKRVNYYKSLLNERKKDEPVEATENAVSPKKDLQETLNEFHSTNAWKDEVFSTINLSDYERIGSFDKNENEIVKSALAEAYSIFESNEHNKYPRAFDLIKIAEKEYPVEVNCFLGEFYEDGKNIQKDLETAIYYYSKVIKFDSVYANYRLGMIYLYELEEKKNIELGLKYIRKSAQYGYAPALKELGDIYNYGKLGVINKNAANYYYSLADERGF